In a genomic window of Rhizobium acidisoli:
- a CDS encoding DUF6117 family protein, with translation MAIPDYARTNFNTLLRAASDGNLALMECLDAATREPRYVLCAVGRSDGEFVFTPFGHLSDGNPYDAYLPPDPDDPIGAIASPMT, from the coding sequence ATGGCTATACCCGATTATGCCCGCACGAACTTCAACACGCTGCTGCGCGCCGCGTCCGATGGCAATCTTGCCCTCATGGAATGCCTGGATGCCGCAACACGCGAGCCGCGTTACGTACTCTGCGCCGTAGGTCGTAGTGACGGTGAATTCGTCTTCACGCCATTTGGCCATCTCAGCGACGGCAATCCCTACGACGCCTACCTGCCACCCGATCCTGACGATCCGATTGGCGCCATCGCAAGCCCGATGACATGA